ACTACTATATATTCCCACTATTAATATTTCTATTTTTTTTTACTCTAAATGAAAATTCTTCACTTGAAAAAAATTTAACAATTCTTATATATTTCGCATTTGGACTAATATTTTCTAAAAACCTAGAAATAATCATTCTAAATAGCAAAATTTTTGGAATCTATGAATACATCGAACTACCAATACTTAATGCAATGGAATTGATTTCTTCAGCAATAATCTTTAAGAAGAAAATTAAAAAATGCCAACAATACTCATTAAAAGAATATAAAATCATTCTTTCTCCTATTCTATTTTTAGGACTATTTATTGCCACTTTAAAAACATTAATTCTAACCAATATGCGCATCCATGCGTTCATAATATTTACATTAATTTTAATATTTATAGCATTTATAGCAATTAATAATAAGAATACGTGGGAATAAAATGCCTGACCCAAAAACGCTTATTATAATATTGCTCTTAGCAATCCTAACACAAGGATGTAAAAAATCTTCCATTATTGAAAAACAATTTAATTATGCAATAATTTTTTCAGATGCAACCGAATATTTTTTTGAAATTCAAAACACTCCATTCGTAAAAAATGAAATCCTATTCATAAATGATAAAAATTTAAAAATTATAAAAGACAAGCTTAAAACAATAAAAAAAATACTATTAACCCATAAATCAAATAATGAAATACTAAATAACGAAATTATAAAAGATAAAATTTTTTATCTGTCAAAAATAAAATTTTCTCTAAAAAAGTCTATTGATTTTCTGCTTAGCGGGGAATCAATAGACCTATCAAAAACATTACTATTTAGAGACAAATCCCTAAATAACGAAGATATTGAATACTTAGAAAAAAAAAGCAAAGAAAAAAATATTAATATTACCCTGATAAACGAAAAAAACATATCTTACATAAAAACATTCATCACTCCTCAAATCAAAACAATAATATTATTCTCTTTAAGAGATAATAATATTATTTTAAAAAAGATATCAAATTCGCCTTTTTTCAAAAATATAAAATTTGTATTGATTGGCAATACAAGAAAAGACTTAAAAATTATTAAGCTAAAATATTTAATCACTCTTAAAGAATCTGATTTGATAAAGATAGTTAAAGACGTTGAAAAAGATTTTCAATATGAATTTAACATTTATAAACAATAAAGGTGATTAAATTTGCAGCTAGTAATAAAACATTCCGACAAGTTGTTAAACTGCAAAATTTAATGCAACAATAAAAGATCTTTAAAACTATTGTATAAAGCAATAGCAATATCATTAGCAGAACAATTTTTGATCCTTGCAATCTCAAGACACACATATCCTAAAAACAAGGGTGAATTTATTTTACCTCTTAATGGAACTGGAGCTAAAAAGGGACTGTCTGTTTCTATTAAAAGATCGTTAATATTTAATTTGCCAACAAGAATCCTTAAAGCTTGAGCATTTTTAAAAGTTATATTGCCCGAAAAAGAAACTTTAAAGCCTAAATCAATAAATTTTTTAGCATGCTCATAGGTTCCCGAATAACAATGTAATATACCCCTATTTAAAAAATTTAAAGACCTTACAACATTATAGGCATCATCATAGGCATCTCTTATGTGTAAAATAACCGGCTTTTTATATCTATCAGCCAAATACAATTGCTCTTCAAAAACTTTAATTTGAAATTTCTTGTCATCTGATTTAAAATAATCAAGCCCTATCTCGCCAACAGCAACAACATTTTCACTAATCAAAATTTTTTCAAGGTGATTAATATCCTGTTTAAAATTATCGCTTAAATTTAAAGGATGAATGCCTGCTGTTAAAAATATATTAGAATAGGGGCTTAAAAGATTTTTTCTATTATCAAAATCGCTAGGATGCAAACCAATATCAAGAAAATAAGAAAAGCCGTTTTTAAAACATTCGTTAATAATATAATTGACATCCAAAGATCTTTTTTTTAATTCATAAAAATGAACATGGGTATCTATTAATTTATCAAAAAAAATAGATTTTTCAGTTTCAAGCAAGCAGTGGTTTATCATTGCATCTTTTTCCTAAGAGCCGCAAGGTAGTCAATAACAATAATATTTTTCATACCAAGATGTAAAAAGCTTGACAAAATATCAACAGCATTTCCAATCTGCCCTAATGCCTCATAACATTCAGCAGCACTAACGTACAATGCTGAATTTTTAGGATTATTCTTAATTAAACTTTTAATAGCTATTAGTGCTTCTTCATATTTACCTTGCTCCTTTTGAATAAGGGCAAGTCCAAGTATGGCAAACATATCAAAATCAACATCAAGAGCCTTTTTATAATAAATTTGAGAATTTTCATAATCATTTAAATAA
The nucleotide sequence above comes from Borrelia maritima. Encoded proteins:
- a CDS encoding TatD family hydrolase — translated: MNHCLLETEKSIFFDKLIDTHVHFYELKKRSLDVNYIINECFKNGFSYFLDIGLHPSDFDNRKNLLSPYSNIFLTAGIHPLNLSDNFKQDINHLEKILISENVVAVGEIGLDYFKSDDKKFQIKVFEEQLYLADRYKKPVILHIRDAYDDAYNVVRSLNFLNRGILHCYSGTYEHAKKFIDLGFKVSFSGNITFKNAQALRILVGKLNINDLLIETDSPFLAPVPLRGKINSPLFLGYVCLEIARIKNCSANDIAIALYNSFKDLLLLH